The following proteins are co-located in the Flavobacterium sp. CECT 9288 genome:
- a CDS encoding tail fiber protein yields MKNTILAIILLFTSINVFYSQTNIYPSTGNVGIGTVSPKVPLHIENNGIESNGILLKLANNSNNFAYSGIDGLGFYLEQVADTPNKSQIRLQARNSNQGNYAQLFIDGANSRFNLINGNVGIGTFTPTEKLEIGGNAYLNIKIGQWATIGTTGGGLATIIGNNVKASQTVNNKMEYITSTVDGAKAIKLQYNEGITFHTMLGTVNANETFSNFERMRIDNNGNVGIGTTNPTSKLTVAGNINSREVKVSVDAGADFVFDKDYALPSLQEVEKFVTKNKHLPEIASAKEMQKEGINLSEMNIKLLQKIEELTLYVIEQEKRLKNQHDQIEKNNKTVEMQHKTLQNQQKIIETLAERLNLLETK; encoded by the coding sequence ATGAAAAATACTATCCTAGCAATTATTCTTTTATTTACTTCAATTAATGTTTTCTATTCGCAAACAAATATTTACCCGTCAACAGGGAATGTAGGAATTGGCACCGTTTCACCTAAAGTGCCATTGCATATTGAAAACAATGGAATCGAAAGCAATGGAATTCTGTTAAAACTAGCAAATAACTCAAATAATTTTGCTTATTCTGGGATTGATGGTTTGGGTTTTTATTTGGAACAAGTTGCAGATACTCCCAATAAAAGTCAGATCAGACTACAAGCTAGAAATTCTAATCAAGGTAATTACGCTCAATTATTTATTGATGGTGCTAATTCAAGATTTAATTTAATAAATGGTAATGTGGGTATTGGAACTTTTACACCAACTGAAAAACTTGAAATAGGAGGAAATGCATATTTAAATATTAAAATTGGTCAATGGGCAACGATAGGAACGACAGGAGGAGGTTTAGCTACAATAATTGGAAATAATGTAAAAGCTTCACAAACTGTTAATAATAAAATGGAGTATATTACGAGTACTGTAGATGGTGCAAAAGCTATAAAATTACAATATAATGAGGGTATAACTTTTCATACCATGTTGGGAACTGTTAATGCTAATGAAACTTTTTCAAACTTTGAGAGGATGAGGATTGATAATAACGGCAACGTAGGCATCGGTACCACGAACCCCACCTCAAAACTAACCGTAGCTGGCAATATCAATTCTCGCGAAGTAAAAGTGTCAGTAGATGCGGGAGCAGATTTTGTATTTGACAAGGATTATGCTTTACCCTCTTTACAAGAAGTAGAAAAGTTTGTTACCAAAAACAAACATTTACCTGAAATTGCTTCTGCCAAAGAAATGCAAAAAGAAGGCATCAATTTATCCGAAATGAACATCAAGTTGTTGCAAAAGATTGAGGAGCTGACGTTGTATGTGATTGAACAAGAAAAAAGATTGAAAAATCAGCATGATCAAATTGAAAAAAACAACAAAACGGTTGAGATGCAACATAAAACGTTACAGAATCAACAAAAAATAATAGAAACACTAGCCGAACGATTGAATCTTTTAGAAACCAAATAA
- a CDS encoding DUF3450 domain-containing protein has protein sequence MHRIILFVYLVFIVLKTNAQNTTFNNVAIGTDGPTYGVKIKTNFPGYTGGWARFFSVSDHVGGQDFITFGTYGEMSNGVTGFNRSYIGKNWEDTFIDFSSNGNVGIGTKSPSAKLSILGGISKLTLNGIDGTFDNIIKYGHKSDLESGTSMANRWHGIDATITAGNANENKLKFRLYPGGFSNAIPLDVLTLQGNGNVGIGTTSPAHKLDVIGTIRSREVKVDMDGADFVFEEKYPLMPLTELEAYVKKNKHLPEIATAKEMQEQGSNLGDLNTKLLQKIEELTLYVIEQQKLITQQAKELESHKVMLAKIDQMEKTLAKMNTANEK, from the coding sequence ATGCATAGAATTATCCTTTTTGTTTATTTAGTTTTTATTGTTTTGAAAACTAATGCACAAAATACAACTTTTAATAATGTTGCTATAGGTACCGATGGCCCTACTTATGGAGTGAAAATAAAGACTAATTTTCCTGGATATACTGGTGGTTGGGCTAGATTTTTCTCTGTCTCTGATCATGTTGGAGGACAAGACTTTATCACCTTTGGGACCTATGGTGAAATGAGTAATGGTGTTACTGGATTTAATAGAAGTTATATTGGGAAAAATTGGGAAGATACTTTTATTGATTTTTCATCTAATGGTAATGTAGGAATTGGAACAAAAAGTCCTTCGGCAAAACTTAGTATATTAGGTGGTATTTCTAAATTAACATTAAATGGAATTGATGGCACTTTTGATAATATAATTAAATATGGTCACAAATCTGATTTAGAAAGTGGAACAAGTATGGCAAATCGTTGGCATGGGATTGATGCAACAATAACAGCTGGGAATGCAAATGAAAATAAATTAAAATTTAGATTATACCCAGGAGGGTTTTCTAATGCAATCCCATTAGATGTTTTAACATTACAGGGGAATGGCAACGTAGGCATCGGTACCACCTCACCAGCACACAAACTCGATGTTATTGGTACTATTCGTTCCCGTGAAGTAAAGGTGGACATGGATGGAGCTGATTTTGTTTTTGAAGAAAAATACCCCTTAATGCCCTTGACTGAATTAGAAGCTTATGTTAAGAAAAACAAGCACCTTCCAGAAATTGCGACTGCCAAAGAAATGCAAGAACAAGGATCTAATTTAGGTGATTTGAATACCAAACTTTTACAAAAAATTGAGGAATTGACGCTGTATGTGATTGAACAGCAGAAATTGATTACTCAGCAAGCCAAAGAATTAGAATCCCACAAAGTGATGTTGGCCAAAATTGATCAGATGGAAAAAACTTTAGCTAAAATGAATACGGCGAATGAAAAATAA
- a CDS encoding type II secretion system F family protein, whose amino-acid sequence MAFQLDTQSNTPIHSKDGTSLESLLKQEIVLFGERFGAKKKQELYHELAVLLRAGITLKEALGLIIDSQKKNADKALLESILQQVINGKSFSQALIEAKVFSEYEFYSLQIGEETGTTAQVCKELGEFYKRKNEQKRIIIGALTYPAIVMCTAITVVIFMLTYVVPMFQDIFRQNQVELPMLTKVIVKLSDLTTAYALYVFILILISAILFRIFKDNAKLKRVVDYSLLKIPVLGSFLVKIYLAQFTQAIALLTTAKVPLLNSIQMVKKMIQFAPLQESLTAVEHNILKGHSLSESLKANSLFDNRIISMVKVAEETNQTDYVFQQLSEQYSQEVVQQSKVLTTVLEPFIILFVGVLVAVLLVAMYLPMFQLSSVIN is encoded by the coding sequence ATGGCTTTCCAACTCGATACACAATCAAACACTCCTATCCATTCAAAGGATGGTACTTCCTTAGAATCCCTGCTGAAGCAAGAAATTGTCTTGTTTGGTGAGCGCTTTGGAGCTAAGAAAAAACAAGAATTGTATCATGAACTAGCGGTACTATTACGCGCTGGGATTACACTCAAAGAGGCCTTGGGATTAATTATAGACTCTCAAAAAAAGAACGCCGATAAAGCCTTACTCGAATCCATCCTCCAGCAAGTGATCAATGGAAAGTCCTTTTCTCAAGCATTGATTGAGGCAAAAGTATTCTCGGAATATGAGTTTTATTCTTTGCAAATAGGGGAGGAAACAGGAACTACCGCACAAGTTTGTAAAGAATTAGGAGAGTTTTATAAACGAAAAAACGAGCAAAAAAGAATCATCATTGGGGCTTTGACTTATCCAGCAATCGTGATGTGTACAGCAATTACAGTCGTGATTTTTATGTTGACTTATGTTGTGCCTATGTTCCAAGATATTTTTAGACAAAACCAAGTCGAATTACCCATGTTGACCAAAGTTATTGTAAAATTATCAGATTTAACGACAGCTTATGCGTTATATGTTTTTATCTTGATCCTCATCTCAGCTATTCTTTTTAGAATTTTTAAAGACAATGCCAAGCTTAAGCGCGTGGTAGATTATAGCCTTTTGAAAATTCCTGTTTTGGGCTCTTTTTTGGTAAAAATCTATCTGGCTCAGTTCACACAAGCTATTGCTTTACTAACCACTGCCAAAGTTCCCTTATTGAACAGCATACAAATGGTAAAAAAAATGATTCAGTTTGCTCCCTTACAAGAATCGTTGACCGCTGTAGAACATAATATTTTAAAAGGGCATAGCTTAAGCGAAAGTCTAAAAGCAAATTCTTTGTTTGATAATCGCATCATTTCTATGGTAAAAGTGGCAGAAGAAACCAACCAAACAGACTATGTTTTTCAGCAACTCAGCGAGCAATACAGCCAAGAAGTAGTGCAACAATCTAAAGTTTTAACTACGGTGTTGGAACCTTTTATTATCCTTTTCGTTGGGGTTTTAGTAGCGGTATTGCTTGTAGCGATGTATTTACCAATGTTTCAGTTGAGTAGTGTTATAAATTAG
- a CDS encoding tail fiber protein has translation MKTLCKILMYTISFFSVHSFGQTLTSSNATNEGGALQLINPLKTANNIANNWTLYNMTGPYGNSLQFWNYGNGGFYGSRFTILDNGRVGIGTNNPLAQLDVSGDGRFKAADDRSATGALTIETNNGTYLKLGGNTNYSWIQSHNSKPLFINELGNNTIFNLVGGNVGIGTVNPNAKLEISNGAFKVGNVENRNFTIAFPNDVSNQTIDVMFGNTYVNGFIEIEITSGYSYQNSVGVVKKIFSVGGNPDGGIWNTTTSRVVESEGEVSKNFAVGDFLWDATKSSYKISIHHFVKTGNTLFVNIKYSSSYSAPLLETTVITAPYTAPIPTSYSYPQAVYFNGNVGIGTTNPTSKLTVAGNINSREVKVSVDAGADFVFDKDYTLPSLQEVEKFVTKNKHLPEIASAKEMQKEGINLSEMNIKLLQKIEELTLYVIEQNNQLKLQSDKIEKQDQEFKIFKTKIKTLESKKQ, from the coding sequence ATGAAAACACTTTGCAAAATTCTGATGTATACAATAAGCTTTTTTTCGGTTCATTCATTTGGGCAGACGTTGACCTCGTCTAACGCTACAAATGAAGGTGGTGCACTACAGCTTATTAATCCCTTAAAAACAGCTAATAACATCGCTAATAATTGGACTCTATACAATATGACAGGACCTTATGGTAATAGTTTGCAATTTTGGAATTATGGAAATGGTGGATTTTATGGTAGTAGATTTACCATTTTAGACAATGGTAGGGTAGGTATTGGAACAAATAACCCATTAGCTCAATTGGATGTTAGTGGAGACGGTCGTTTTAAAGCGGCAGACGATAGATCAGCCACAGGAGCACTTACGATTGAGACTAATAATGGCACATACCTTAAGTTAGGGGGTAATACAAATTACAGTTGGATACAATCACATAATTCAAAACCACTATTTATAAACGAATTAGGAAACAATACCATATTCAATCTTGTTGGGGGTAATGTTGGAATAGGCACAGTTAATCCTAATGCAAAATTAGAAATTTCAAATGGAGCTTTTAAAGTTGGCAATGTAGAGAATCGAAATTTCACCATAGCATTTCCAAATGATGTATCAAATCAAACAATTGATGTGATGTTCGGGAACACTTACGTAAATGGCTTTATCGAAATTGAAATTACAAGTGGATATAGTTATCAAAATTCTGTAGGAGTAGTGAAAAAGATTTTTTCAGTCGGCGGTAATCCAGATGGAGGAATATGGAATACAACTACTTCTAGAGTTGTGGAATCAGAAGGTGAGGTTTCTAAAAATTTTGCAGTTGGAGATTTTTTATGGGATGCAACTAAATCCAGTTATAAGATTTCAATTCATCATTTTGTAAAAACCGGCAATACTCTGTTTGTTAATATTAAATATTCATCTAGTTATTCCGCTCCATTATTAGAAACAACAGTTATTACGGCTCCATATACAGCACCAATACCAACTAGTTATTCTTATCCACAGGCTGTTTATTTTAATGGTAACGTAGGCATCGGTACCACCAACCCCACTTCAAAACTAACTGTAGCGGGGAACATTAACTCCCGCGAAGTAAAAGTTTCAGTAGATGCGGGAGCAGATTTTGTATTTGACAAGGATTATACTTTACCCTCGCTACAAGAAGTAGAAAAGTTTGTTACCAAAAACAAACATTTACCCGAAATCGCTTCCGCTAAAGAAATGCAAAAAGAAGGTATCAATTTATCTGAAATGAATATTAAGTTGTTGCAGAAGATTGAGGAACTGACGCTGTATGTGATTGAACAAAACAATCAACTCAAACTTCAAAGTGACAAAATTGAAAAACAAGATCAAGAATTTAAAATTTTTAAAACAAAAATTAAAACATTAGAATCTAAAAAGCAGTAA
- a CDS encoding tail fiber protein — protein MKITLKCICLCLFFFSTVVNSQTLSAVQLQNARATGYAIVASKNPGKSFSILMIKWDGINDLEYNANNQINPGWHPQAVVKGNYFYQAFENNDFSNYSSVLVSQSEFDYFKHTGSDWWIVCSTLPSFSNSGLAVKVADDKSGVGGLNIETNNGTSLKMGGNTNYSWIQSHNSLPLYINELGNNSIFNLTGGNVGIGTANPTSRLDVNGNINLAGVSGRRIFMGGAGGSTFGLAYDSTYPNYGIFYTEGEPDFVSISPNGDAKNGVMNVFGNGNVGIGTTNPTSKLTVAGNINSREVKVSVDAGADFVFDKDYALPSLQEVEKFVTKNKHLPEIASAKEMQKEGINLSEMNIKLLQKIEELTLYVIELKKENEAQNKKIEQIVKTKK, from the coding sequence ATGAAAATTACTTTAAAATGTATTTGCCTTTGCTTGTTCTTTTTTTCAACAGTAGTCAATTCTCAAACACTTTCAGCAGTTCAACTACAGAATGCAAGAGCTACAGGATATGCTATTGTAGCGTCTAAGAATCCTGGGAAAAGTTTTTCAATATTAATGATTAAGTGGGATGGTATAAATGATTTAGAGTACAATGCTAATAATCAAATTAATCCTGGTTGGCATCCTCAAGCAGTGGTTAAGGGAAATTATTTTTACCAAGCATTCGAAAATAATGATTTTTCAAATTATAGTTCTGTTCTAGTAAGTCAATCTGAATTTGATTATTTTAAACACACTGGATCAGACTGGTGGATTGTTTGTTCAACCTTACCTTCATTTAGTAATTCAGGTCTAGCTGTTAAAGTTGCTGATGATAAATCAGGAGTTGGAGGTCTTAATATAGAAACCAACAACGGCACCAGTCTAAAGATGGGGGGTAACACTAATTACAGTTGGATACAGTCGCACAATTCTCTGCCTCTATACATTAATGAACTTGGCAACAATTCAATATTTAATTTAACAGGTGGAAATGTAGGTATTGGTACCGCGAACCCCACTTCAAGATTAGATGTGAACGGTAATATTAACTTGGCTGGAGTTTCAGGAAGAAGGATTTTTATGGGTGGCGCAGGTGGATCAACATTTGGTTTAGCATATGATTCAACCTATCCTAATTATGGAATATTTTATACTGAAGGGGAGCCTGACTTTGTTTCAATTTCTCCTAATGGAGATGCTAAAAATGGAGTTATGAATGTGTTTGGCAACGGCAACGTAGGCATTGGTACCACGAACCCCACCTCAAAACTAACCGTAGCCGGTAACATCAACTCACGAGAAGTAAAGGTTTCAGTTGATGCTGGAGCTGACTTTGTATTTGACAAGGATTATGCTTTGCCCTCGCTACAAGAAGTAGAAAAGTTTGTTACCAAAAACAAACATTTACCCGAAATTGCTTCTGCCAAAGAAATGCAAAAAGAAGGTATCAATTTATCTGAAATGAACATCAAGTTGTTGCAGAAGATTGAGGAACTGACACTGTATGTGATTGAGTTAAAAAAAGAAAATGAAGCCCAAAATAAAAAAATTGAACAAATAGTAAAAACAAAAAAATAA
- a CDS encoding RHS repeat domain-containing protein, with amino-acid sequence MNRIFFSLIFLSCFVVSSFSQVTKDLPNYFPVSPNAASFAKQGLYPVDYSTGKLNVSIPIYTIKTKELTVPISLSYNTSGIQLNENASWVGLGWNLNAGGAIVRNTKGRPDGGNPIPDLRGNFAFNTENYRSLYDQQRGADDTAPDEYVVNAPGLSGSFYYDHTDSNKVLFRDFQNTKVEASQIESGGIKVTKDDGTVYLFGAKTDFETTSGSSAGDVIYQPDYTSAWYLSKIISANGREEILFNYKSIESHDYPVAGSESLFPLKQYSYIKTNFPPGLTSPRITKQFLESITFPNGRIEFLSTLDRQDLVEDYKLNSIEVSSVVNNQVKLLQKSSFNYDYYSRSGGSTTTDPIWSDPLINNLLIQNSKFKSLRLKEVVNNVLNTKHIFDYNTTQLPVRGTTKQDYWGYINGNNGSLTTPTIMDLLGEQGIISFGTGNRNADENLMKSGILEKITYPEGGFSIFEYEANQYVENVNTPTIVTKSVTTIGFGTGCGYYAGPNYQTQTFTTASSYVHGSGKLNINFTQANQESGANSRVTYRDEIFFRPNNNGSFFPSQSITVLRDFGGNSSHTISALENRSGNVGAAGCPSASITASWQEQTSSTIVPTTRFIGGLRIKSIKSYNGKNVLPVIIKQFDYQNENILNKIGSGSYKRYNSMDKLSLLSESLVPIYSSSAIYNNNIGSGPNITYCKVIETEIDPETSINNGKTEYYFENVASERVIDNVPIIYKHPSFNLFSTVVNVEALSFTAHVDDFAYFKSDTWNYGSLKKTNVYKRDALNSLKLIKSTENKYSILKLKILPYNVIFNTMVKNELRPGDYMHPEPYDQRNDYASGRFFYFSGGVSLGKKVMTGTIETDYDKNEKPTTTKTTNYFFENPAHNQITRTETKNSKDELLISKMYYPDDLSNEPFMSELIAQNRISAPVRTETYKNSAVLENKLSEQKTIFTKEASTGNLLLTKSVYSAKFPNVLPSIPNVGNLEKKLTYDQYDSNGNLLQYTPENGTPVSIIWGYNKTQPIAKIENATYAQVQQYEANLQALSNGIDENSLIAALNALRTNLPNAMISTYTHIPLVGVSTITDPKGLKTTYEYDAFNRLKWVKDQDGNVLQKYCYNYNGETVNCQ; translated from the coding sequence ATGAATAGAATATTTTTTTCTTTGATTTTTCTATCTTGTTTTGTTGTGTCAAGTTTTTCTCAAGTGACCAAAGATTTGCCAAATTATTTCCCTGTGAGTCCCAATGCAGCTTCATTTGCCAAACAAGGCTTGTATCCGGTTGATTACTCTACTGGGAAATTAAATGTGAGTATCCCTATTTACACCATTAAAACCAAAGAACTAACGGTGCCAATAAGCTTAAGTTACAATACATCAGGAATACAACTGAATGAAAATGCCTCTTGGGTAGGTTTAGGATGGAACTTAAATGCAGGCGGGGCTATCGTTAGAAATACAAAGGGAAGGCCTGATGGTGGTAATCCAATTCCTGATTTAAGAGGCAATTTCGCTTTTAATACTGAAAATTATAGAAGTTTGTATGACCAACAAAGAGGAGCAGATGATACAGCACCTGATGAATATGTTGTAAATGCACCTGGATTATCAGGTTCTTTTTATTATGATCATACGGATTCAAATAAAGTTCTTTTTAGAGATTTTCAAAACACAAAAGTTGAAGCAAGCCAGATAGAAAGTGGTGGTATTAAAGTTACTAAAGATGATGGTACTGTTTACCTTTTTGGAGCTAAGACTGATTTTGAAACTACGTCTGGTAGTAGTGCTGGTGATGTTATTTATCAGCCAGATTATACATCAGCTTGGTATCTTTCTAAAATTATTTCGGCAAATGGTAGAGAGGAAATTTTGTTTAATTATAAATCTATTGAAAGTCACGATTATCCTGTAGCTGGAAGCGAGAGTTTATTTCCTTTAAAACAATATTCATATATAAAAACAAATTTCCCTCCTGGTTTAACTTCTCCCAGAATTACAAAACAATTTTTAGAATCAATTACATTTCCAAATGGAAGGATAGAATTTTTGTCGACTCTTGACAGACAAGATTTGGTAGAAGATTACAAGCTAAATTCAATTGAAGTATCTTCTGTTGTAAATAATCAGGTAAAACTTCTTCAAAAATCAAGTTTCAATTATGATTACTATTCGAGATCTGGTGGAAGTACAACTACCGATCCCATTTGGTCAGATCCTCTGATAAATAATCTATTAATACAAAATAGCAAATTCAAATCCCTTCGATTAAAAGAGGTTGTTAATAATGTCCTTAACACTAAACATATTTTTGACTATAATACTACACAATTGCCAGTAAGAGGTACTACAAAACAGGATTATTGGGGATATATAAATGGAAATAATGGATCATTAACTACTCCTACGATTATGGATTTACTAGGGGAGCAAGGAATAATTAGTTTTGGAACTGGGAATAGGAATGCAGACGAAAATTTAATGAAATCTGGAATTTTAGAGAAAATAACTTATCCTGAAGGAGGATTTAGTATTTTCGAATATGAAGCTAACCAATATGTTGAGAATGTTAATACTCCAACAATAGTTACTAAATCTGTAACGACAATTGGTTTCGGAACAGGTTGCGGCTATTATGCAGGTCCAAATTATCAAACCCAAACCTTCACTACGGCATCAAGTTATGTACATGGTAGTGGTAAATTAAATATTAATTTTACTCAGGCAAATCAAGAATCTGGTGCAAATTCGAGAGTCACTTATCGAGATGAAATTTTTTTTAGACCTAATAATAATGGTTCTTTTTTTCCAAGTCAATCAATAACAGTTTTAAGAGATTTTGGAGGTAATAGTAGTCATACTATAAGTGCATTAGAAAATCGCTCAGGAAATGTAGGAGCTGCGGGTTGTCCTTCAGCCTCAATAACTGCTAGTTGGCAAGAGCAAACAAGTTCAACAATTGTTCCTACAACTAGGTTTATTGGAGGATTACGCATTAAATCCATAAAAAGCTATAATGGGAAAAATGTTTTACCTGTAATTATAAAACAATTTGATTATCAAAATGAAAACATATTGAATAAAATAGGTTCTGGTTCTTATAAAAGATATAATTCAATGGATAAGTTATCACTTTTGAGTGAAAGCCTTGTTCCAATCTATAGTTCTTCAGCTATTTATAATAATAACATAGGCAGTGGTCCAAATATCACTTACTGTAAAGTTATAGAAACTGAAATTGACCCTGAAACGTCAATTAACAATGGTAAGACTGAGTATTATTTTGAAAATGTTGCCAGTGAACGTGTAATTGATAATGTACCCATCATATATAAGCACCCTTCTTTTAATTTATTCAGTACAGTTGTTAATGTTGAAGCGTTGAGTTTTACCGCTCATGTTGATGATTTTGCCTATTTTAAGAGTGACACTTGGAACTATGGTTCTCTAAAAAAAACAAATGTATACAAAAGGGATGCTTTGAACAGTTTAAAATTAATAAAAAGCACTGAAAATAAGTATTCTATTCTAAAATTAAAAATTTTACCTTATAATGTAATTTTTAATACTATGGTAAAAAATGAACTTCGTCCTGGTGATTATATGCATCCAGAGCCTTACGACCAGAGAAATGATTACGCAAGTGGTCGTTTTTTCTATTTTTCTGGTGGAGTTTCTTTAGGAAAAAAAGTCATGACTGGCACTATAGAAACAGATTATGATAAAAATGAGAAGCCAACGACAACTAAAACTACAAATTATTTCTTTGAGAATCCAGCTCATAATCAAATTACTAGAACCGAAACAAAGAATAGCAAGGATGAGTTGTTGATATCAAAAATGTATTACCCGGATGATTTAAGCAATGAGCCATTTATGTCTGAATTGATAGCTCAAAACAGAATATCTGCTCCAGTTCGAACAGAAACATATAAAAACTCAGCTGTTTTAGAGAATAAATTATCCGAGCAAAAGACAATCTTTACAAAAGAGGCTTCAACAGGAAATCTTTTACTAACTAAAAGTGTTTATTCCGCAAAGTTTCCGAACGTATTGCCGTCAATTCCTAATGTTGGAAATCTAGAGAAAAAACTTACTTACGACCAATATGATAGTAATGGTAATTTGTTGCAATACACTCCCGAAAACGGCACTCCAGTTTCTATAATTTGGGGTTATAATAAAACGCAACCCATAGCAAAAATAGAAAATGCAACCTATGCTCAAGTTCAACAATACGAAGCAAATTTGCAAGCGTTATCAAATGGCATTGATGAAAATTCTTTAATAGCTGCATTAAATGCCTTAAGAACAAATTTACCTAACGCTATGATTTCTACCTACACTCATATCCCATTAGTGGGAGTGAGTACCATTACAGATCCTAAAGGACTAAAAACCACCTATGAGTATGATGCTTTCAATAGATTAAAATGGGTGAAAGATCAGGATGGAAATGTGTTGCAAAAATACTGTTACAACTACAATGGTGAAACTGTTAACTGTCAATAA
- a CDS encoding tail fiber protein yields the protein MKKLVLLMLFLSFTTIAQVSSVAGDFKVIAIGTNGIGDYTKNLILIHEIFNGALLDMNNAVGTITAYRGNSGAWNRINVLEIKSSSSYNGTAAAITAFDNNASWGLKTCIYNGKKYLALDVPYSASFHNWGYQFSGWTKSTAENMISVNYEINGVAVNTNILSNITDFKATMEETHLVSNFIIIGDKVGIGTTLPDEKLTVKGKIHTQEVKVDMAGPLVPDYVFANEYKLQSLKEVETFIKQNKHLPEIPSAKEIETNGLYLAEMNMKLLQKIEELTLYVIEQEKKMQNLQDLIEKNNKTVDLQNKILQDQQKSIETMVKRLNRLEKK from the coding sequence ATGAAAAAGCTTGTTTTGTTAATGTTGTTTTTATCATTTACTACCATAGCTCAAGTTTCTAGTGTGGCGGGAGATTTTAAAGTTATTGCCATAGGCACAAATGGTATAGGGGATTACACTAAAAACTTGATATTAATTCATGAAATTTTCAATGGAGCTTTGCTAGATATGAATAATGCTGTGGGCACGATAACAGCTTATCGAGGAAATTCTGGAGCTTGGAATAGAATAAATGTATTAGAAATAAAATCTTCCTCTTCTTACAATGGAACTGCTGCTGCAATTACAGCTTTTGATAATAATGCAAGTTGGGGACTTAAGACTTGTATCTATAATGGTAAAAAGTATTTAGCACTAGATGTACCATATTCTGCATCATTTCATAATTGGGGTTATCAATTTTCAGGATGGACAAAATCTACAGCTGAAAACATGATTTCTGTGAATTACGAAATAAATGGAGTTGCTGTAAATACAAATATATTATCAAATATTACAGATTTTAAGGCAACTATGGAAGAGACTCATTTGGTTAGTAATTTTATAATAATTGGAGATAAAGTAGGTATAGGAACTACATTACCCGATGAAAAACTCACCGTAAAAGGAAAAATTCATACCCAAGAAGTGAAAGTAGATATGGCTGGCCCATTGGTTCCTGACTATGTTTTTGCTAATGAGTATAAACTACAATCATTAAAGGAAGTTGAGACATTTATCAAACAAAACAAACATCTACCGGAGATCCCATCTGCAAAAGAGATTGAAACAAATGGATTGTACTTGGCAGAAATGAATATGAAATTGTTACAAAAAATTGAGGAGCTCACTCTATATGTAATAGAGCAAGAAAAAAAAATGCAAAATCTTCAAGATTTAATTGAAAAAAACAATAAAACAGTTGATTTGCAAAATAAAATATTACAAGATCAACAAAAATCAATAGAAACAATGGTAAAACGATTGAATCGTTTAGAAAAAAAATAA
- a CDS encoding type II secretion system protein J translates to MQKNKNKLDSFTLSELLVVLIITAIVIGMAFSVLRLVQREIYAIQTNYDKTSSLVLFEQRLWKEVNQLHDITYTASNETLAMVSETDTVFYSFKGNYVLRNTDTIALKLKPIHFLFEGKTISEGKVDGICISADEEVKGYELFISKKNDLTYSMNQ, encoded by the coding sequence ATGCAAAAGAATAAAAATAAGTTGGACTCCTTTACCTTGTCTGAGCTGTTAGTGGTACTAATTATTACAGCCATCGTAATTGGTATGGCATTCAGTGTCCTGCGATTGGTACAACGAGAGATTTATGCTATTCAAACCAATTATGATAAAACGAGTAGTTTGGTTCTTTTTGAACAACGGCTTTGGAAAGAGGTCAATCAATTACATGATATAACCTATACCGCTTCCAATGAAACTTTAGCAATGGTTTCAGAGACGGATACCGTATTTTATTCCTTTAAAGGAAATTATGTTTTGCGTAATACGGATACCATAGCGTTAAAATTGAAGCCCATTCATTTTTTATTTGAAGGCAAAACGATATCCGAAGGAAAAGTGGATGGCATTTGTATCTCAGCAGATGAAGAAGTAAAAGGCTATGAACTTTTTATTTCAAAAAAGAATGATCTAACCTATAGCATGAATCAATAA